In the Triticum aestivum cultivar Chinese Spring chromosome 2B, IWGSC CS RefSeq v2.1, whole genome shotgun sequence genome, CATTTTTTGACCAGCAGTAGTGGAAGGACGTGGAGCTGTAAAGATAAAAGTTCAGTATTCAAAATCAAGACAATTGACTAGACAGAGGCTAAGCCAATTGCTCATAATTTCTTATTCATGTTGACAACAAAATAAAACTGACCGaagttatactccctctgttccgaaataaTTGTCGTTGGGCAAACACAGTTCAGATTCTGTCACGTTATAAAAAAGTTTCACTTTCCAATTTTGCCCTCCCACTCACTCGCTCCCACTAGCTCTCTCGCTCGCCGCTCTCCGTCTCCTCCCCGTCGccgctctctccccctcccctccgtcaacgccctctccctctcctcgtcGCCGCTCTCTCACTCTCCTCATCGCCGCCCTCTTCCTTTCCTCGTAGCCGGCCTCTCCCTCTTCCCGTCgccggcctctccctctccccgtcGCCGGCCTCTTCCACCGCCCTTTTTTCCTCACCACCCCGCCTCCACTCATACCCCGTAAGTCAACAAAATATCGATTCTTtttgcgccggcgacgagcttctaGGTGAAGGACGTGTGGATGTGTAGCGGCGCCAGAGCTCGATATAGGCAACGAAGGCGTGGACGTGGAGCGGTGCCCGAGCGGcggatctggagcggcggctcTGGAGCGGCGCCCGAGCAACAGAGGGAGCTGGAGTTCCCTCCTGGCGTGGCGGCTCGATCTGCAACTCCAGCAGCTGCGGTACGCCACCCTCGCTGCTGTCGCAGGGAGACGACGCTCTTCCCCTTCTCGGTCCGCCCTGATGTGGTTTCCTCTCCGTGACCCGTCATCGGAGGCACGACCAGAGGCATCCCCACTGCGTGCAGCTGCTGctcccggacgccgccgccgccctccgcaaGGAGCGACGATAGCCTGAAGCTCTGCGGCCCGGCGTGCGCCGAGCGGCGCGCCGCGGGGGCACCGTCACCGACCGGCCACACGACATCGCTCTCGTCCAGCTAGAAGCATGCGCTGTCGTGGCCCGCCTCCGACTGCTTCAGCAAGCCAAGAAACTGGAACGCGCCCATTCCCGGCGACCTCGGCATCTCCATCGATGATGGTAAGCCCCTCCTCTGTTCCCTCTGATGGTAAACTCTGAATTTGCTTGCTTGCTTTCTTTCTGCAGTAGGCCAAGAAACAAGGAGTGCATACTTAATTCAGTTAGTTTTGCAGTAGTTTGGTTGCAGTAGCAGTACTTCATTCAAGTGAAAAGATTCAGTTAGTTGTATCTCTGCATACTTAATTCAGTTTGGTTGCAGTAGTTTCTCTCTGATGGTAGTACTTGTATCTCTGCATACTTAATTAACTGAATTTGGTTGCAGTAGTTGATTCAAGTGAAAAGATTTAGTTAGTTTTGCAGTAGTTTTGCTGGAGTAATAAGGAAAAGTTGCAGTAGTTTGTCAATGTTAACCTCGACGTATCTGCAGTTTCAGTCACTGCTTGCTACTCCTCCTTATTACTCCTCGGCGCTGGAGTATTTCGACGTGTCTGGAGTGTTTTGAGTAGCTAAATAAGTGCAGTTCATTTGCTTCAGTCGCTGCTTATTTCTTCAGTAGCTAAATAAGTTCAGTTTAGTTTAGTTGAAGTGAGCTGCGTTCTCGTTGCCGCCTTGCATATTTCAGAGATCGAGAGTGTAGATCAAAACATAGTTGAGCAGTACACAAATCAAAATCTACTGGTAAACTCCATTTCTAAATCAAGCATGGCAAGTTTTGTACTCATGGAGTACTTCTGGTGAAATCAAATTCAAAGAACTGTTGGTAAAACTACTGGTAAAATCAAATTCAAAAAACTACTGATGTAAATAAAATACAAAGAACTACTGGTAAAATCAAAATCAAGAGTTTAACATGGCAAGTTTTCTCTTCTCTTGTGTAAATCAAAATCAAAAGTAATCTTGCATTTtctcttctcttcttgctctcttctcTTATCTTGTCTTCTGAACCTTTCCTTTAATTATTAAATGAAACATTTcctttaattaattaaaatgaaacaTTTCCTTTAATTAATTAAATGAAACCTTTCCTTTAGTTAATTAAAATGAAACCTAGGAGAACTTAGTCCATAAAATTACTCCTAATTTACTATCAAATTACTCCTAGTGTTGACACTGTTGACTCCCTAGTGTTGACACTGACAACAACCAGTCAGGATGACACTGTGACAACAACAGTTTGGAGTACGCCCATTTGGTTTAATTGAAATGCACAAAAATTATGATGTGAAAGAAGAAGAAGTCAGTTTATTGAGCACATTTAGTTAATGGCTGCTGTCAAAATTTTTATGCTCCATTTAGTGAGCACATCTGTTAACACTACTCTTGCTTGTTAACTGAATTACTCCATTTGTTAACATCTGTATTTACAGTAGCAgttactgtcgtggttctaagcctgacagtagaatagggggtaggtatggagaggcaagatcctagctatggagtagttgtatacgcaagagatttacgagttcaggcccttctcggaggaagtaacagccctacgtctcggagcccggaggcggtcgactggattatatgcgtatgagttacaggggtgcgaaccctttacactgaggagggggtggcttatatagagtctgccagacccctccggccctcagttatgcagggtttaaagtacattaaggcctggcgttactggtaacgccctacatagagtgctatcatggccataaagactacttaatgacagacccttttgtgtgcagagtgactctagatctcctagtggtcgagtgagtggcttcatggtcgagtgtcttcgagtccatcGAGtagaatccttccaggtcgactgaaagatagtttcttctagagatgtccttggggagggtaccttggacaggtccatgaccctaccctaggtgtatggcttcatcattagccctcgaatggatcgaggtttgagtgaggaaggagttgagaattctccCGACCCCTTTTTCGTGCTATGAGtgtgtcttgttctggatcaatgactttAAGTGACgacatcaacttctttttcagtcgccttgatccattctttgtatctgtcGAGTGACTTCTCTGTgcttggagatttccgagcgatGGATCGGAGGAAATCTCcggtctgacaagttgctctgctattcgcggatttagcgggatccgaatttcgggaagcgcgcgaggTGGAGGaagccgcggtactcggatgggataaggtagGAATGCCTCGATcttcgcgccacctttttcgccacgtatcgcgcgcgcgactgttgcgggatttgacaggatcgcccgggcctaccagtcagccactcggaagcgacttcatataaggcgccggacagggttttttgaacagtgcgccctcattttCCCCTTCCTCTTCCTCAGATTCACCTGCTGCGTTCGCCACCATCTCAGCGCTACTGCTCTGTGCCTGCTTCATCGGTgatgatggtgaaggagaagacggcggctttggagcgggcgaagaaggcgacggcgaaggcgaaggggagggcgaccagtcggggcggatcctcgtcgcgggccggtctgccgcaaggctggatccagggagactAGATCCGCTCGACCATTCGCCAAAAAGATCTCGATGatctggccaatgagggactgatccctcatggatcagcgaggctcccggtgaaggagtggccgccgcagcctcaggagggtgagtgcgccCTCTTAGCTACCCACGTTGAccgcgggttttctctgccgcctagtcctttctttcggggatttctgaacttctttggggcacaactccaccacttcacacccaactctaTCGTCTATCTCGCTGCTTTTGTCTCCTtctgtgagaacttcttgggttgtcggccgcattggggccttttcaaacacattttcacctgtcgctcccagacggtgaaaaagtctaatccgagtgacgagaaaacccaagtaattcagatgtgtgggggtcttggggttcaaatcaggagtaaaagtgcttttctagccatggtccttcctgagtcggtccgagggtggcagtcgacctggttctactgccaagaccagtcgatgccagggcagtcgactggactccctcctttctcCATGCATCGAGTGAGCAAGCCGTCCTCTCTAAAGGTGGTCCCAGAGGAAAAGGCTCAGGTCAAGGTGTTGGTCGAGCATGTAGTCCAGCTCATCTGTgacggggtgactggcatggatcttctggaggtttttcTTCGACGATGCATctagccacttcaatatcgaggccatccgatgtggatgtactctggcacTGAAGGCACCACTCGGGTCCacctggaggaggtcgatgatgccacactggagaggtggatgactgccatcacagggaacaaggacaacccccgaggagccaggaggatccctccACTCAACCATTCATACGAGCCAGACAAGGTCTAATTATGAATCTCCGACTGTGACCTTGATTCCTTCATTCCGTTTTGCTAGAATTCAGTCGATTGATTTTTGTCTtataccgagatgtactcgatgcccaacggggcgcaagaacagaccAAGGAGGAGGAAGGGAGCGGGGGTGAAAGTCAGGAGGTGTGGGAATCCGATggcgaggaggatgaagaagatgcCGGCTCtggtgaggaagaggaggaggaagaggaggaggaagtcgagccTCCCCGTACTGAAAGACGATCCAAGCTCACCCATGACCCCGCAGTCGAGCGTGGTAAGGCGGCCGTGCCTGTTGGGCAGTTGACTACACGTCCTCGCacgacctctccggcgccgactgagaaagcgtcgaagcaaccccgagcagCATCATCAAAACTGACGAAGGCCCtgccgaagatgaggatggtgattcccactatttccGGGTAATGGCAGAACTTGTGTTTCTTGTTTAACATGGATACACTCTTGGTCGACACGTTGGCTGACCGATTGATCTTTGAAAtcgtagtgctgctacttctgagacctcagtcaggcatgaagatcaagaaatggaggatgctgccACTTCCAACCCTCGTATGATCTCTGTAGTTTCGCTTTCGGTCGATtggatcttcatttttaactttaAATCTTTCCTGTAGCTCCACCTAATATCATTGATCTCCCTTAttatgacgatgaggagcccctgaggcaaaggaggaacaagaaaacgtctgctggcaagactgctcaggttgtaTCACCACCCGAGACGCTGGTTCCGGAGGGGGGCAACGTCACTCGGACTACCGTGTCCTTtgttgtgccgctgacgagtgctcgcccttcgtcgtcgagtgctgatccgccttcccttttctccacccaccacgtcccagaggaccaagcaggcgctgctaaggaagctatacgccaggcggggtcatgatggagcaggtgaaggcgatccgagacgccagccaagcagcttatgatgcaagctctgcccttcagagcaatgtccaggttagttgatcaccacttgttctgttaggatatggtacctgaaaacttttctttctgaagatcttagtatctgtacacccactgggtgtgtcgattgaatatttggattggtgggggcacactgagtgcacccactgggtgtagtccctgagactatgaTGGACTGCTGGCAGCCGACTATAGTCTTTATAGTTTGAACTTTTTCACTTTACTTtctccactcggtctggtcgaatggaatcatggaaccagtgggggcacgctgagtgcacccactgggtgtagtccccgagaccatggtcgattgctggcagtcgactatggtctgaagaaCTTTTTTTTTGATGAAACTGtggctgactgctggcagttagctatgatttaggatcataacctttttgtctctttcggtcgactgatcaatccgagccggtagaaccagtgggggcacgttgagtgcacccactggatgtagtccccgagactacagttgaatattttgattcggctgtagtcttagaaatgctacgatttttctcttagtcactcggaagtgacctatctttgatgtctgtcgactgatcttttgcagaaatcttgcgagcttgtggctcgttatactgagttggagaacaagcatatccagctcgaacttgatttgaaccttgtccaggagaacttcacgaaggcgaaggaggaggcaaaaggtatgtttggtgagaaccttgacgactgcccttatttgttgtccattcctgagtctgatctcactgtcactttgcagataaactgaaggaggctcgaaagaagaaggaccttgacctcgtcgaggcgcagaaagcggctttgGACAAGACGAAGCTCGCAGAAGAAAAGCtggcttcaatcagcaaacttgaagaggagaataccaatctgaaagctgctctcaacacggccaacaaggaggtcagtcgactgaagaatgacaaaccctaaaccctgagtgacaaggctagcgaaTTGATGGGGAAGAAGAACAATCTGGAGTCTTATCTggaagggctcgccaagaagttattcctcatgcttgaaggtaatctcttCTATCCGACTGACTTGTTATCGTCGACTCGTCATAGAACTGTTGGCTTAACTTCAAACTGTGCTTACAAAATTCTGTCAAAACTTCAGggaggagaccagtcgactggAGCCAAACTTGGATCCCgttaactctcctgtgaaggacgaggctgctatgaacgtgttccgactggaatctcgtgttgctggaGTGGTTGACTACCTCGCccgactgaaggttgcggtgtcgcggatcgacacgacactctggccaagagagacgcttcacaatgacctcgagtctttaatgactcgactgaatgacgttccaggtcgagtgcaggaatggaagaagtcctccgccaggtgtggtgctgaAGTTGCTCTGTCCCTGGTACGTGTTCACCGCAAGGATGCTTGAGAGGACAAGCTGGGGTCCATCagagtggccaataccaagaagcatgacttccaatctttcatggagaccttcattgcagctgccactcggattgctgatggaatcgacctggaccaatTTGTcacgccttccagtcctccaccggaggagtaaaaaacttctatgcttcaccttaaatttgcctcggtatgccgagtggtttttgtaaccgataaacttttacgGGCTTGACGCCTGCGCACTTCTGAATCAGTTATCTGAACTTTgcttatcgttgaatatgcttgcatttgccttcgagcgaattttcttcttcactcggaatatattCTAATGCTTGAGACGCAGCTCTAAGGTGGTAAGtccagttgacctgcacctcgtcatccttgtagAGCGGAATAGAttaagaacttaggcgagcactgggctgtacctaagccttcgagtgggaggctttctctccactcagtagggttttcagatacttaggcgagcactgggctgcagctaagcccccgagtgggaggtttgctctccactcggtaggattttcaaacacttaggcgagcactgggctgcagctaagcccccgagtgggaggtttgctctccactcggtaggattttcaaaaacttaggtgagcactgggctgtagctaagcccccgagtgggaggtttgctctccactcggtaggattttcaaacacttaggcaagcactgggctgcagctaagcccccgaatgggaggtttgctctccactcggtaggattttcaaaaacttaggcgagcactgggctgcagctaagcccccgagtgggaggtttgctctccactcggcaggattttcaaacacttaggtgagcactaggctgcagctaagcccccgagtgggaggtttgctctccactcggtaggtttttttgtggcgtagctccgaaggagaaggtaacagtcgacctgcaccttgtcctccttgcggagcgcacattgtatttgtggcgtagctcggaaggagaaggtagcagtcgacctgcacctcgtccttcttgtggagcgcacattgtatttgtggcgtagctcggaaggagaatgtagcagtcgacctgcacctcgtccttcttgcggagcgcacattgtatttgtggcgtagctcggaaggagaaggtagcagtcgacctgcacctcgtcctccttgtggagtgcacattgtatttgtggcgtagctcggaaggagaaggtagcagtcgacctgcaccttgtcctcCTTGCGGAATGCACATTGTATTTAGTACTTAGgtgagcacggggctgcagctaagcccccgattgggaggtttgctctccactcggtaggattttcagatacttaggcgagtacttggactgcagctaagcctccgagtgggaggctggctcaccactcggtaggatttcatacacttaggcgagtacttggactgcagctaagcctccgagtgggatgctggctcaccacttggtaggattttcagatacttaggcgagtacttggactgcagctaagcctccgagcgggaggctggctcaccactcggtaggattttaaagtacttaggcgaaacggattcgcagctaagcccccgagtgggaggctggctcaccactcggcaaggatttttttttacaaacttaggcgaaacggattcgtagctaagccacccactgggggatttctcatgtaaacaaaagtaacaacagtcactgggaaaattataacactcttgtctttgataaataaactacagaagtacttttattacatctcatccgagtgaatacttaagtataaaaggggcggagcagctccgcgttccaagctcggggctcgtcaatctggtgaccgacattgtaaaggcggtatgctccattgtggagaactttggtgacgatgaagggaccttcccaagtaggagcaagcttgtgtggcttctactgatccactcggagaaccagatctccttcttggaaggctcggctcttcacgtttctggcatggaagcgacgtaagtcctgttgatagatggtcgatcggatcatggccatctctctttcttcttctagaaggttgactgcgtcctgtcgggcttgctctgcttcatcctcagtgtagagttcgactcggggtgcattgtgaagcaggtcactcggcaagactgcttcagctcaatagaccaagaagaacggagttctcctagtcgaccgattaggagtgttccttaatccccaaagtactgacgggagttcatcgacccatgcacatgtcgcgtgcttgagatcgcgcatcagtcggggtttcagtcctttgagaattagaccatttgctcgttcggcttgtccattcgactgggggtgagcgactgaagcatagtcgacccgtgtgccttgagatgcgcaaaaggctctgaattcttcagaatcgaagtttgacccattatcagtgatgatgctatgcggaactccatatctgaatatcaactctctgatgaagctgatagcagtgctaGCATCCAGATTCTttataggcttagcttcaatccatttggtaaacttgtcgactgctactagcaagtGAGTGAAgctgctcctgccagttctcaatggtccaaccatatctaacccccaaacagcgaagggccagacaagtggaatggtcttcaaggccgaggcgggtttgtgcgatagattggagtaaaactgacatccttcacacttgtcgactatctcctttgccatttcatttgctcttggccaataaaatcccgctcggtatgctttagccacaatggtccgagaggacgcatgatggccacaggtccccgagtggatatcgtcaaagattatccgaccttcttctggcgttatacatttctgaccgactccagtcgcactttctctgaacaactgtccctttatcacggtaaaggctttggatcgacggacgatctgtcgagcctcttcttcattctctgggagctctttccttaagatatacgcgatgtacgactctgtccagtcgggagtgatgaccaaagcttccatgattaggtcgaccaccgctgggacttcaacttcagtcggatctgtgacactttttggctatggagcttcttcggtgaaaggatcctcttgaactgatggagtatggatgtgtttcaaaaacacattactgggaatggcttctctcttggaacctatcttcgccaaagccgcttgatttttcagtcggggtatatgatggagctctaacccttcaaatttcttctcaagctttctcactgcattgcagtaaccagtcatagctgggattctgacgtcccactccttcatcacctgattgaccaccaaatctgagtcgccataaaccataaggtgacggacgccgagtgaaatggccatatgcaacccatacaaaagtgctttgtattctgcttcattgttggaggaatcaaagtggatctggagcacatatctgagcttatctcctcgaggggaaaccaacactaccccagcaccggaaccattcagcatcttagaaccatcaaagaacatggtccattgctccaagtgaacttgagtcggtagctgctgttcaatccactcggcgatgaaatctgctacagcttgggacttgatggctttctttgcctcaaactcgatatcaaggggaaggagttcaatcgcccattttgccactcgaccagttgcatcgctgttgtgtagaatctctgataatggggcgtcgctgacgactgtaatggaatgatcagagaaataatgagcaaccttcttcgtggtcatataaatcccatatacaagcttctgataatgagggtatctttgcttcagtggggtcaacacttcggaaagataatatactgggcgctgaactttgaaggctttcccttcttcttcccgctcgaccgtaagtactgtactgacgacttatcctgtggctgcaatgtaaagcagcaaaggctctttgctgattggagcagcaagcaccggctgggtggagagcagagcttttagctctacaaacactgcatcagcttctggagtccactcgaacttgtctgacttcttcatcagtcggtaaagaggcaatgccttttcaccgagacgagagatgaatcgacttaaagcggccaagcatccagtaagcttctggacatcgtgcacacgcacggggcgtttcattcagagtatagtgccaactttttctgggttggcatcgattcctcgttcggaaacgagaaaaccgagtaactttctgccaggaactccgaatgtgcactttgatggattaagcttgatatcatacctcctgagattggcaaatgtttcagtgaggtcagtcaacaggtcggaacccttccgtgatttgaccacaatatcatccatgtatgcttccatattccgactgatttgagtgagtaaacacttctgaatcatcctcatgaacatggctccggcattcttgaggctgaatggcatggtgacatagcagaagcacccgaatggagtgatgaaagctgttttgatctcgtcgggtccatacagacggatctgatggtaaccgaaataggcgtctaaaaaagacaggcgctcacatcccgcagtcgagtcgactatttggtcgatgcgggggagaggaaaatgatctttcaggaaggctcaattgatatgcttgaaatcaatgcacatgcgaagtgacttgtccttcttggggaccatgacaacattggcgagccactcgaagtggtaaatctctcggataaactctgctgccaggagccgagccacctcctcgccaatggcctttctcttctggatggcggaccgtcgaagatgttctttgacaagtttcacttttgagtcgactcgtagacgatgctcagccagccctctGGGAACACTCGGCATGTCAgtaggcttccatgcgaagatgtcccagttctcacggaggaactggatgagcgcttcttcctattt is a window encoding:
- the LOC123043451 gene encoding uncharacterized protein → MRCRGPPPTASASQETGTRPFPATSASPSMMKSCELVARYTELENKHIQLELDLNLVQENFTKAKEEAKDKLKEARKKKDLDLVEAQKAALDKTKLAEEKLASISKLEEENTNLKAALNTANKEVSRLKNDKP
- the LOC123043449 gene encoding FK506-binding protein 4 translates to MYSMPNGAQEQTKEEEGSGGESQEVWESDGEEDEEDAGSGEEEEEEEEEEVEPPRTERRSKLTHDPAVERGKAAVPVGQLTTRPRTTSPAPTEKASKQPRAASSKLTKALPKMRMVIPTISGAATSETSVRHEDQEMEDAATSNPRMISVVSLSVDWIFIFNFKSFL